Part of the Salvia hispanica cultivar TCC Black 2014 unplaced genomic scaffold, UniMelb_Shisp_WGS_1.0 HiC_scaffold_704, whole genome shotgun sequence genome, ATAACAAGAATGCAGAAAAGGAGCTAAAGAGAAAAATTCGATACGTAAATTTTAGGagtatctttattttataaactcaaatttgtagggatcagattTACTGTTTACATTATGGAGATATGAGATGGTAAATTTGTGGTCATcttgaaataaatttagtgCTAAAcatcaaaagataaaaatatatcacaCTCTATACATCCCATAAGTTTACAATATTTGACATGGTatagattttaaaaagtataatggaaagtaaattaaaaaagttagtgaaatgtaagatctaattttttatgtatattaattttataataataaaatatgagtctAAATGATTTAGTAGAATATAgaatctatttttaaaatggtcaaagtcaaatatgaaaaaatttatagaatggataaaaatgaaaatttgtaaCAAACTCTCTAAAACGGAgagatttaaaaatttcacCAAACAAACCAAGACATGGTAGTATATAAAACTTGTGGCTCGATATTGCACTAGACATAGACCATTAACGATACACCCTTGTGCACATCTAATCTAAACTTCTAATTTGAAATATGGCATATATTTTGCCATATTCGCAGTGGATAATAACAAATCAAGTCTTTTATTCTAGAATCGTGCAACACCATATCATGtgaatattgaaattcaaaaatttatcgACTTTCATTCGTGGAATCTCTTaaattttggggattttttcATGAATAAAAGTTAATTAGTAGATTGTTTTAGCCATGACTATTAACAAGACAAGATGTTATATCCGGTATTATCTCTGGATGCAGTTTGAATGCATCTAATTAAATATGGCTGCATGATAGCTAAAGAAATTTGGTTCTaactaaaaaattttaaaaattgaattctaaCTCTCGAATTAAGTACTCTTTCAGTTCCATAGTAGTGAAgttgtttctattttcgtACGCTTctagtagtggagtcatttttcttttagtgaaagttaacatattttttctcacttactttccttttttcttactttcttatcttattatttaatactcattacacatcattttcttaatcgCTACCTaaagaaatgtctctactATTCTGAAGTGAGGAAATACTAGTTGACTTAATATAAGATTGGATAGCTGTatgggaaaaaaatattggatagtattactattaataaataaagaataaatacaATGATGTTATTTCCAATGAAGCAATACTtaataaaatgagtaaaaaaTATCGCATAGCCTCCAAATGTGTCGATTATTATTTAGGTTGAGTATAACTCTTAACTGTTCTAAGATAGATTGGTGGGGGTATTGTTTAATCGAATAAATTGGTTACAATTGGTcatgcatatataaatatatatattgtccTAGCTATTAGCTAATgaataaaaccaatatatatatatatatatatatttatttaattgcgattcaaattttaatatatggtCGTACGCAAATTTGTTGAGGAAATAGTAACAAATTATCAGTGGTGGCATTATCAAGAAAGCCAGTTACGTTCTTTTCATTGTTATTTTGtccaaaaatatcaaacttgaatttcttttgtgcagaaaaaatgaaaatttgccgtcttttattgcatttatttcccttatttattattagcatatatagttaattagttagttaGCTAGAAATGGTCAAAAAGTAATATGGAGACTTTTTAGCTTCCATGACCGCGTAATAGCCGTCTGTTTGTTTTTAGTGAAGCTAAGCATAACTCATAACTAGCTAGGCATATGTTAATGTTATTTAGATCGCTATTTAATAATTCGTATGTGTTACATCTATTAATTCTCAGTACCTAAGCtgtcataatttaattgatgaattgcagattattaataaaaacacaataatAGGAATAATTTCATGTTCATATAGTTTAGTGTCTTGTTAATATCTTGCCCTGAAAATATACTTACATTAAATTAGACAAAGTGAAACAGTGTTCCGCAACCTTAATTTGTTACATTTAGTTGCAGAAAATTGCAACCGCCACTCAACCAGGAGGGTCTAGTTTTCTATTAGGTCGGCGAAACGCCATGATCGACATCTTGATCTGAAGACATTAAGTCATTAACCGATGTCGCTTTGGATTTCGCAAAATTGCGTTATGAAATTACAACTTGATgcatcattaaaaaatatcttctGTTTTAGTTCGTGATCACTTCAATTTGCAACCTATTTCCACTTAATGAATctcccaaaatgaaaaacaaataaaaataagcaGCAATTAGAGATTACTCTAAGGTCTCAATGTTAATTGTAAACTGTAAAATCATTTCAACTCCAAGAaaagataacaaaaaatataaaatgtatatGAGTCGATTTTCTTATCAaccacatatataaaaaaatcaaagaaaaagaggGTTTTCGTGGCCGGCcagataataaaaattaagctAGAAAACACACAGTAAAAGAGATGTATctgatatttatatattaatacaagTAGAGACAAAgacaattaatttataaggCTTCATTCCTCTCTCAAACCCTAACAAAACTTACTATTTTCAACCCTAAGAAGACTTACATTCACTGCAAGTCTTCACAAAAAAATCCATCCAAAAATGGATCCAGAAAAGAGCAACAATTCGGACACATCAACAGCAGAAAGTGATAAGCACAACGGGAGGTCGACGACTGTTCCTACTGCAAGCGGGTTCACAAACGCTCAAGCCCTAGGCGGCCACATGAACATACACAGGAAGGACAAGGAAAAGGCCAAGGCGAAGGCGAAGGCCAAGGAGAAGAATCAAGAACCAGATCCGTTGATACGGGTTTTTACCAGGTTATCATGTGAACCGCCTCCAAACAGAAATAACGAGCAGTGCTTTTTTCCGTTTGGAGGCCTGATAATTTTCCCCATGGGAACCGAGTCTGATGGCGTAGAAGATCATGAACACCAAGAAGAAGTGGATTTAGAGCTTCGTCTCGGTCGATTATGGTGATCGATCGAATACAGTGGTGGCACAAAAATTAAGCAAATTAATTAACGTaagtataaatattatatatatggtacaattatagtttttatgtttatttcagTTTATGTATTTCAATGAATTCTTGATTCTTATTGTTCCGAAATTGTTTAGAATTGAGAAGGAATTACAATTAATTGCAACAGGATAAATATTTGCTTTTTATCCTAGAATCATTTACATGatatccaaatatttttagcTACTCTATGTAGAAGTGAAATTTAGTTTGAGTTCATTGTTTGGCAATATCTTTTGGTTTTAGTTTCCTTTTCGGTTACCAATTTTTGTTGCTTCATTGGCACGAATAAGATACATACACTACGGACAATGTGAGTATCAATATATATCTTCAAATAATCCTACATATTTACTTGGCACTGCATTAATCTCTCTCTACTAGGTCCTTGATCATCGAAATTTAGTTtgcatatatataggtttACTACATTAATTCagagtgaaaaaagtaaacTTTACATCTCATGTGATTCGACCTTCATCCTTTATATTTCCATATAGATCTTCATGTCATTTTAATGCCAAATGCATGTTGAGATGGtgaaattagtagtagtaatgaTGTTAAAACCCCAATTTCTTGTTCTACATTGACTTAGTAGTGATCATAACCCTCCTCTCTCGGTTGAACCTATTAAAACTATGTCACTGAACCAACcccatataattaaaatgtaatcaagctttatttgtgaattcataaatattaatgGACTATTGAATAATCTAATTTAAAAACAGTACTATCTCCGTTCAGTGGCACTGTTTGATGAGTTGCCACCAATGAAGTGAACGATTAGACGATTTCTCAGGGTTTAGAGCAAAGGTGTTCACTGTTTTGAACCGCTGTGAAAATGGTCGGTTCCTGGTGCCAAAAATTAAACTGGAACCAAACTGTTTTGAATCTTGAATCACGAATAGCCAGTTctgatttaagaaatgttgaCTACAGTTTCGATTTTGGGTTTCCCATTCCAAGGTTCTGGTTTCACGAGGGGTGCTTAGTCAGTTGCTTTGGTTCTAAGCAAACCAAATATATTGGTTAACTGACCAAGGAAAACCCATGGTATCGTTATTGAACTGTTCTGGCTATGGGTTAGCATATTAACCAATCGGTTATAATTGAGTGATTATTCGATGAACCAGTCGGAACTGAAGAACAATgcatatgtttatttatatatttatgttgataatattattacacTTTCTTAATATGATTTATTAGTATTGAGTCAAACATTTGCACCTGGTTAAACTTGGCCTTGTATTGATGGACGAAGGGTCCTAGGTTGAAAATGATTACCACATTATAAACCAAATCTTGAAAAAGCCATACTCGATACAGCTTAATTGGGTATAGTGAATAGACATAGCCACAGCCCTATATCACTTGAACGACCTTATTTTTCCGAGTCCCCGAAAACGCTATGTCATATGGAAGAAGGATATGTCGAACGATcgatatttcttaaaacttggtTGTGAAGTAACAATTTTCTTCTCgtttaataaatattgtggACTAACTATGATCAATTCAAAGCTGAGAGTCATTGGTGGTTTCGGTTGCCTAGATAAAACAATGGCAAGATATAATCTATGATTGACTTGTGAGATTCAATCTAATAAatcaaacacactacatatttaatcacgAGATATAAACTTCAAACCGAACAACCGCATTATGGACTAAACATGATTAATTCAGACGGCTGAGCTTCAAAATTAGTTCATTGATTCAAGCACGCATCgtgataatatatatacttataaaattgaaGTTGTGAAATCACATAGAACAAACCATGTCATATGAGAAAGATAATTGTAGCAACCATGTACTACAACGCAAATAACTTTTGAGTAAATATCAATAACCAGCCTTGAATTTACATACAAATAACTTTAGGAAAATCCAGAACAAGTTAGCCTTcattttaaactatttacCTATAACACAATCTTCATGAAATACAAAAAAACATTCTATCGTGTAAATGAGTACAAGAATTTAGCCTTAATTGGAACCTACTGATTCTTCTTTATCTTAAAATTTGGGAAGGGCGGGAAGCAGAAGAGGGGGAGGATTCACCACCTGGGTTTCGAAGATCTGAGTAAAACAGAAGCGTCTCGACTAGCAGGGCCCCCGCCCAAACCCAAAGGGGATCCCTCCAGCAGCACCTAAACAGTAAAGAAACGAACATCAATTGCCATCAAGGAAGTATGCATACAGTCATAGAACACACAGAAGCTAGattcaaatttgtttttcttttttaaagcCAAAACAATAATGAAAGTGCAGAACAAAACGACCATTGGAGGATTTTTGCCAAACGGGCCTGAATGCTGCATACCCAACCAAGTATCCAGTAAACATTGTAACCACAACATGTAATCCTGTACGGTTATCACGATTAGTACGGgacaacaagaaaaaaaatttttaaaaatccacATGGGAAGTGATATCAAATAGACATAATGAGAGAAGGGTTGAACTTAACCATTATGAATTAGTAAACCCAACATAAGAAAGGCAAGCTACAGATAACTGCAATAAACATAACTCCAAAATCTAAAAAGGGAACAATCAGGCAAAATTTTTGGGCCATTAATAAAACCAGAGAAACGCATAGAGAAATCAAATGGGGAGCGGGGAAAGCCCAGGGTTTTTAAACATAAGAAACTTTTGCTATTCCAGAAAATAGCCCCCACAAATTATGGGTAAATTGTGAGAAAGCAAAAACTTCATCAAGCATAATAGGTATAGACAAcagttttgtttctttatacTTATTGTATAAAAACCATTCCCTCAATCGCAAGGTAGTTGAGacgtttccctttttatgATGTTTAAAGGTTAAAGCGAGAATAAACTATGGGGGGAAAGAGGGGGGTATAATATGAGGGAATaaagttttccaaaaataaaagactcAAAACCCCTAAAAAAGGGgtggattttaaattaatactacattTGTTCGAATTTGCCACGATTATCGTTTGTCATATTTGGGGACTATTTGAAGAGTTTCCACATAAATTCAAGGAAACAAcataattaagtaatgtaaACCCAAATTCAGCAGCTTTTATTTGAAGAGTTGATAACAAAcgaaaattggaaaaaagaagaaaggatTACCGAAGCCAATTGATCCTTATAAGAAGAAAAGGGGTCATTCACAGGCTTCTTGGGAGTAATGTCCTTCACCAATTCATCAGGCTTTTCCCCCTCAGCTGCTTCCTCCAGCTTTCTAATCTCGCCTTCAGCTCCTCGCTCTATCAAACCCAAAACAATCACCAaaacctaaataaaaaaacacagaCACAGAGACATTGGGGTAGTAAACACAGAATAGATGAATCCACCTTTTTGGGGAGGCGTGGGGTTTTGGGGGAAGTGAAATTAGAGCCCGCCGAGGGAGAGGATAAACGGTCTTGAATCTGATTCGATCCGAGCCAGATCGATTTTAGGGGTTGGGGGAAGGTGGGACGATTGGGGGCTTAAGCGAGGGAAAAAAGGGTCGGAGATCCTCCGATAGGGTGAATCGGGAAGATTTGGGAGGAAGGGGGCGCATTTATCGCCAATTTATATGATAAGGGACCGCCGCtaacggcggcggcggtggtttCGGTGGCAGTTTGGGGGGAAACCCTCGTTGGCCATAGTGTTtgaatagaaataaaaaagcaacccataaaataaataatcaattatatttcatttaatttttaaaaaattgaaaagagtgAACCATAAAAACGCCCCCACTTTTCGACTTTGCATCCCAACccccaataaaaaaaacccaaTTTTTGGGcctaacaaaaaataaattcacaaaaacCGGATTTTCGCAATAAAACCCTGTCCCCGGGGGAAATTTTTGCCCATTTCCGACCGCCCCGAgttcaaacaaaatgcaagGGATGCCGGCGACGGGTCCCCCAAAGATGTGATGGAAATGTCAAATTCCCATCTCTCTCACTTATACTTGTTTCGTTTAAACCACCCCGCCCCCTTTTAAAAgtgtgaaattttttgttttacccccaaatgaaatttttttttgggttttttggggaaaggggaaaattggaggaaataaattaaatttacttttttttcactccCCCCCaattcactttcactttttgtCCCTCCATTcctccattctctctctctcacgtACGTCACTACACGTCGCCTTAAACGAAAACGAACTCGTACCGGTGGAGCGTCCCCGTCCCGCGTCGCGGAAAAAGCCTCTGGCACGCTACTGGCTGTCACAAGGAAAAGCATCCGTGCTCCGCTGCTAATTCATTTGGGAAGGCCTAccttcacaaaattaaaacggTAACCACACTAACTTTCCGAGTGTGATGGGATGGGCGATTCGTGGGGTTCACAACACTACGacggagaaaaaaaaaaaaaaaaacccagaCTCTAAGAAGACTTCTaagaaggaaggaagaagaaagggatggagagagataattttatacatCACAAAATCACGGAATTTGAATTCAGCCGCGTCGCCTGAGTCATCTCTTACACACACCACCTAGTAGTCACTCTTCGTAGGGGGCAGAGGGCAGGTTTCATGGATAATCGGACGAAAGTGCCCTTCCACCCATTTGGGCAATTTCGTCCAAAATGGCAAATATGCAAGGTTTGTGAATTTAGTATTTGTTAATCAAgtgggaatttttttgttaggggTCAACGTAAAAGTAACAAGTCGAAAGTCGCGACTCCATGCCAGCTCACTAtcaaaaagaatgaaaaagtaTTTGAAAACGCTGCGTTTGTGTTTGAAGCAGCGGATCCGTAAAACCCTAGACTAAACCTGCAGAaagaaggagttgaagaaattGGGGTCTCGCATCAATGGCGAATCGGCGTTGCTTTCAAACCCTAGCTCGATGTCTCCGATCGATCAGAACCCTAACTCCAATATCAGAAAGCCTAGCGCTCACACCGCTCCCGCTCTCAGCCAAACACTCCCAAACTACATTTTCCACAAATTTAACGGTCTACTCGCGCCCGCGCGGAGCTTCTGCTCGAGGCACAGTGGGAGGAAGATGATGATTAAGGAAagtggagaagaagaggattatagtgaaaatgaagaagaCATCGCTGATTTGTCTGCtgaggaaagaaaaagaagcaaCTGAGATAGGCTACACGGTTCTCGGTCTGCTTCAGAAATCAGACAGGGTTTTCAAATTGTATGAGCCCGTTTTCGCAGTTGTTCAGGTGTGGATTTGATTCTGATAGGAAATTGTGGTAAAATTGACTCAATATTAATGTTTCTTCgtttcaattttcatgttTAGATTGGATCGCATCAATTTCAAGGTGAGCAATGGGGATACCATTTACACAGAGAGTTGAAGGCACTGTGGACATCAATGATAAGGtctctcattttcttaaatattctATTGTTGGCTGTAGCTATTTGGCTGGTTTTGAATTGCTGGGAATTTATATTTCCTCTGTTATACTTGTTGATACAAAAAGGCGACCTTACGTGCAACAAATTCAGCTAGGTTTACAATTTTTCCACGGGGGAGAAGCTATCAGTCTTTATCTTATAACTCAACTTAGCTTTAGTCCTACAAATAGGTGATTTATGtgtgtgaaatgaagttcatTTGACAATGGTGGTTGAACCCTTTTCAAAGCTCAAGGGGTTTTCTGATACTCATCTTGTGTTGTTGTTCCTTCAGTGGTTCGACTCATACTAATTTTCCTTGAAAGTAGTGCTAAAATTGCCTATGAAGTTCACATAGTTGGATTGTAATTTATTCTCTTAGGGATATATAGGATAGTTATTatacaaaatactactatctGTTATTTACCATTTACTTTGCTGGATTAACTAATCTTGAACTTTTTATCATCTAATCCTTCAAATGCTGAAGTCATATGTTTTATCTATATATCCTTTCACATAAAGTAAACACCGTCTTATAGAACTTCATTAAATTACTTGTGAATCCAGCCATTAGGAATACTAATCAGTCCAGCAGCTCTGTTAACAATTTGTTTGTCTAGTTAGATATTATGTTGAATGGCTCTAGTTATGCAAAGATGTTGGACTGTTTTCATCTCTAACCTTTGTATTCTCATTTCATGCAGTTGGTCCTCAATACAAGGTTCTTATGCTAGGTTCACAAACACAGACAATCATCGTAGGCCAATTTTGCCTGAAGCAGCTGTTCATGCTGTTGTTGAGGAGCAAATTTAAGTTGCAACTTGTTTTCTAGATTATATTATCTTCAGTTACAAGTTTGCACAAGGGCTGTGTCTAATGTCATGACTTTCTTCCTGTGGCATATTAGGAAGGTATGGCTACACTAAGAGAACACACACAAGCTTCACCCACTTAAGATCatcaaaacattcactttccTTTCTTTCCAAGATAAGGATTTGTGAAGTTCTAAGTCGCAGGGGACTAATAAGCTAGAAACTAGGTGAGCTACAAAGAATTGTACTACTTCCCTATCTCCATTCTAATacaatttaaaactatttGGAAAAGCATCAGTTAGTTGCTAGGCTTATATTTCTAGACATTGGGATCACTTTGACAACTTGTGATTGAAGTTACGAGTAGGCATAATATGATCATATAACAATGAGATGATCTTTTAACAAgaagtaaattatttttcaattttagtaaaaggatttctattttttatgatgaaataaagtttataacattgttttcatttgatttggTATGCAGGCTCTAGACGCAAAGGTTATCATAttcaagaaaaagagaagaaagaactACAGAAGAACGAAAGGTCATCGCTTGTAATTGGAGATGAGATTATATGTTTCTTTTCTTAACCAATTATCATAGCCATGAAAGATGTGGTGCTATTCTATCTATCTGTAACTTGTCTCATGCTTTAGGAATTAACTAAACTAAGGATAACGGATATACAAGGGATCGAGAAGCCAGAAAATACCATGCCTCTGCCTCCTCCAAcgaaagagaaggaaaaggcAGAGAAGAAGGTGGCTATGGAAGCTTAAGAGGCACAGATGCTTGTCTAGTGCTTTCAAGATCCATTTTTTCCAAGAGCTCAAGCCTGATATACTATCAGTTTCCTAATGTGACCTTTACATTCTCAGAGTTTAGGTCTCTTCCCTTCCTGTCCCGATACTTCTTCCTTGTTAATCCATGATTCTGCGCTCATGTTGTGGTTCTTTTAACTCCAAAAACTATGGGTAGACATTAGACTATGTTCattgatatattttctaaaaataaagcaTAGATATATTGTTTTACAACATTTTATCGTTATAATATACAGGCCTACTTGTGATAATACTACAAATCACATGTTAAagaccatttttagtaaatccAACCTTTATGTAGAGTTAATATATCAAAGCCATTTTTTGACATGGCAAAGATTGATAAATGTGTATTAAAAAGTACATACAGCCATCTTTTCTGTTACAAGCATTAATTCGCATAATTAAgaattgatttaaatatctatGTTAGTGGAGTAGgttttagatttaaaattgcatgagtaaatttaaattaattcgaACAGAGTGAAATTTTGGTTAAATTAATTCTATCAAAGTTAAAAAAGTGATTCCTTGTAAAT contains:
- the LOC125199866 gene encoding uncharacterized protein LOC125199866; its protein translation is MDPEKSNNSDTSTAESDKHNGRSTTVPTASGFTNAQALGGHMNIHRKDKEKAKAKAKAKEKNQEPDPLIRVFTRLSCEPPPNRNNEQCFFPFGGLIIFPMGTESDGVEDHEHQEEVDLELRLGRLW